The DNA segment aacagCGCGCAACAGAGTTTGGTTTGTGAATTTCTCCAATTTACCGAAAGTTTCCGTAATATTCCACCATGGCGAAGCCGGGAGAACGGGCCCTGCAAGCCATCAAGGAGCAAAGTAAAGCGGTCACAGTATTTAAAACACCCATCGTGCCCAAGGCCAAAGCAAAGGACAAAATCATCCTCACGGAGGAGGAATACCTACAGGTGCGGAGCGATTGTATGGTTCCGGGATGAACGTCCTCTAACTTGTTCTTTCTCTTCTGTTTGCAGGAAATGGGCAAAATCATTCAGCGGGACTTTTTTCCCGACTTGCAGAAACTGAAGGCACAGAACGAATATCTGGATGCGCTGGCTAGCAATGATGTTTGCAAATTGAGGCAGATTTTTTCCAAGTACAGTTCCAAAAGACCAAACTCATCCCGTTTAGGTAATTGTCGCAGTTCCCGCTGCGGGTATCTCACTGTTTGTTACATATATTAATCTTTCGTCTTGGTTTGCAGCTAGTCCCGCCACGTTCGAGACACCACTACCGGAAGCGACACCAGCCAGCGAAGCGCCACCATCGATCCGGTCGACCTCCAGCGTTGGTTCAAACAAATCGACCAAAACGCTCGGAGACAAGCACTCGTTGGACAGCTTCCTGCAGACGTACACCAGCGAGGACAATGACAGCTTCCAGGAGATCATCGAAACGGCTGACCGGAAGCTGCGTCAAAAGTTTGCCGTGCTGTACCAAGCCGAAGGTACGACCGCCATCGAGATGGGCAAGTGCCTAGCCCTGCCGAGCATCGAGCAGCAGTTTAACCAGCAAGAGCGACCCAAGCAGCTCGATATGTGGCGGTACACGAACAAAAACTACATCATGTACACCCCGGACGGTGTGGAGCTGACCAAGGAGGAGCAGCTGGAAATGGCAAAGCGGAAGCAGGAAATCAACCACAACAGCACGCGCCTCCATCACAATCCGTTCAACGAGCAAGACAGCCGGCAGGCGATCGTGGAGGCGGCCAAAACGCAGGCCAAACATCTGCCGGAGAAAATCGGCGTGGACGGTCGTGTGATGGATCAGTCCCTGGGCGAATCGCCACAGGTGCGGGGCTTCGGGTTCGTGAAGAGTCCCTCCCCCTGTCCGGGCGTTACGGACAGTCCGCTGTTTACGTGGGGTGAGATCGAAGGCACTCCGTTCCGGTTGGACGGCGGAGACACACCGCTCCATCCGTCGGCCGGTAGACCGTCGTTCCGTATCATGGAAACGTCGAAGCGCGAAAATTTGGCCCTACAGCTGGCGGAAAAGGCGGCCGAGCAGTCGCGGGAGAAGAAAGCGAAGGCGATCGAAGCGGCACGGCGCAACATTGCTTCACCGCTGGTGCGCAGCTCGTTCGATCGGTTGGCCAGCATGTCACCGGCCGCCCGTCGGTTGGCTACCAACAAGCTCGGCTTTCTGGCCACACCTAGCCCGCTCGCATCACCCGCCAGCTCCTGTGGATTGAAAACACCCGTAATGGTAAGTGGAAGTGGTCggcgtagtggtggtggtggtggtggtagtagtgttgGTAGTAAAGCTAAGCCACGCCATGTTACACCTTCTCCGAGACCGATGGTAAGAAGGAAGACACCTCTGGTGGGAGCGACCGGATCTTCGAAGGCTACATCAACGGATCTGACAGACGACCTGCTGGATATTCCGAGCGGCGGCAAGCGTCAGAAGGCTGCCGATTTCTTTTGAGGCATTGAAGTGATCGAGTACCGATCTAGAAAATATAACAGACTTTTACAATGTAGCCAACGGTGGCAATTGCTTGAAAAAGGGGTCTCGATTTACATCCGAATTAATTGTTGTGCAAAATTGGGGTATTTGGCGAGGCCAACGTGGATGGAAAATGGTCATGGCCTATTACTAAGAGCAGTTGTATGCGGCTAGCAAATGTTGGCTAGCAACCAACTATTTGCTACATTGAGACCACGGTCACATGAACAAAGAAGGCTAGTTAACGACTGGCGGACGAAGAGACTAGACGAAAAGCAGAAAACAGTGAGTAAGATTTAGATAGTATTTGATTAGGGTTTTATTTCCTGTTTTCATACACATGAACTGCACTTTTGAAGTTCTGTACACGGTCACTTACTTTATTTCTAAGGAACACACTAATACAACTCCATCTAACACGAAAGGGCGCTAATTCTACGACATTTTCTATTCGACCCATACCGGCACTACATCCGCTAAATGCTACATTTAAGAGTAAACTAACGCACCATGCGTTATGTTTTCATGAGATCCAGCAGCAGACGCTCGATCGCCACTTCACCGACCGTTTTGCGAAACAGCATCTCCTGCAGTACCTTCGCATTGGCCGCGGCCTTAATGGCCGGCAGAAGTAGCAGCAGATGGCCCAACCTGACGCCGCCACACTTTTCGTGCAGCAGTGCAACGGTTTGGTCTTGAAGCAGCAAAACCTCGTGCGCAGCGTATAGTCGGGGTTGATCCGGTCGGAACAGTACCAGCGCTTTCAGGCAGGCCGCCTCGCGATAGTCCACCCGTGCGATGCCAAACTGCTGGATGGCGCTCTGCAGCTTCACGGCCTGTGGATTCCGCGCAATGAATTCTAGGGATGAAATTCAACAATGGACAAAACAATCGCATTAGATTTGAAAGTGACGCAAGTGCGACAAGCTGCCCTACCATTGTCGATCGGCAATCCCCACTGTGCGGCAGTGATAACGAACAGTTCGGCCCATGCCTCCTCTAGCAGCAGCTTTTGATCGTTGGCGGGCAGCTGCAGGAACGAGGGCACCGTTTTCGCCCACTTCACTGCCAGAAAGAGCAGCTTGGCGGCAGACTCTAGCAGCATGTCTGTTTCGCTCTTGACGGCGTGCATCGAACCGGTGATACTGCCTGGTTGGCCAAACAATACCGAATGATggtactgctgttgctgctgctgctgctgctgctgctgctggccactCGAGCCACGGGGAGGACTTTCCTCACCCGTGCTGCTGACTTCGTTCTCCTTCGCCGAGCTGAGACTTAGGATCGAACTGATCGAGTGGATTGGTGGCGGTGCCGGAAGAACCAGCGAGTCTCCCGTGATGCTGTTGAACATGGATTCCGTGATCGTGGTGGTCATCTGGCTTCCCTCGCTCACCAGGTTCGCTTTAGAGACCGCCGTCGAAGCTGGCAGAGGCACTGGCACTTGCACCAGTCCCGAACCCGGCGCTAAGCCCGTGGACGTGGGTTGAAAAGCCGTCGGAGAAGTCCTCCGTGTCGTGgctggtgccggtggtggtggtggtggtggtattggCGGTGGAAAGTGATCAAAGCTGGTGGAGTTGGCCGCGGCAGCTGCGAGCGACTGGGCCGCGTATGGCGAGAGAAAACGGCCCGGATCGGCGATGGGCGCAAATGGTCCGGAAGCCGCTGCCGCTGTGATATGCAGTGGAAGTGGGAAGAATAGGTTGGCCTGGGGCAGGGCGGCGAAGGACGTCCGGGCTGCGTAGTAATCGCCATGTGCGGAGAGACCACTTACGGTCGCAGTCAGCGGAGTACAGTTCCGGGGTGCTCGCTCATGTTGGACGGCTGACGGTAGGGGAAATGGGGGGGAAACCAGGGAGACAGAGCAGAAGAAATTCGATGTATAAGTTAAACGCTATCCGGACTGGGGGAACACTCAACGCAGGAGAAAGCTACAACCGTGACAGCCGGTCCGGTTCCCATGATGCTGATTATTATGTCGCgaagaaacacacatacaaacaccaCCCGACAACACCACCGGGTCGTGTCCACCATTGTGTTACCCCAGTTTACTGATGCACGATTAAAGGGGAACGGTTTTGGGTGCAGAAAggttgaaaaaaaggaactccAGCAATGGTCAACTGTTCCGAATGATTGAAGTTGACCAGCAATCAACTTCTTGGCTTGGCCGGAAGTATCCTTATCAATCATAGAAGGATTTGGTTAGTAAATTATTCGAACATAGAACATTTCTACGGAAGACTCCCTAAGGAATCTGGCAAATACCTCTTTTAAACATGTTTCTGAAGAAATGGGATGTTTCAAACGCACCGAAAACGCATCCTCTTATCGTACCATCTTTTGGCTGCACTTATGGTAAATTTTCCAACACCTTCAACTTCCCGCCATCAGATTG comes from the Anopheles coluzzii chromosome 2, AcolN3, whole genome shotgun sequence genome and includes:
- the LOC120952933 gene encoding nuclear receptor subfamily 2 group E member 1-like; the protein is MNDNIVGGGGAGGGKVSTGGPGALCKVCGDRASGKHYGVPSCDGCRGFFKRSIRRNLEYVCKEGGKCVVDVSRRNQCQACRFAKCLQANMRREAVQHERAPRNCTPLTATVSGLSAHGDYYAARTSFAALPQANLFFPLPLHITAAAASGPFAPIADPGRFLSPYAAQSLAAAAANSTSFDHFPPPIPPPPPPPAPATTRRTSPTAFQPTSTGLAPGSGLVQVPVPLPASTAVSKANLVSEGSQMTTTITESMFNSITGDSLVLPAPPPIHSISSILSLSSAKENEVSSTGEESPPRGSSGQQQQQQQQQQQQYHHSVLFGQPGSITGSMHAVKSETDMLLESAAKLLFLAVKWAKTVPSFLQLPANDQKLLLEEAWAELFVITAAQWGLPIDNEFIARNPQAVKLQSAIQQFGIARVDYREAACLKALVLFRPDQPRLYAAHEVLLLQDQTVALLHEKCGGVRLGHLLLLLPAIKAAANAKVLQEMLFRKTVGEVAIERLLLDLMKT
- the LOC120950711 gene encoding splicing factor ESS-2 homolog; this encodes MAKPGERALQAIKEQSKAVTVFKTPIVPKAKAKDKIILTEEEYLQEMGKIIQRDFFPDLQKLKAQNEYLDALASNDVCKLRQIFSKYSSKRPNSSRLASPATFETPLPEATPASEAPPSIRSTSSVGSNKSTKTLGDKHSLDSFLQTYTSEDNDSFQEIIETADRKLRQKFAVLYQAEGTTAIEMGKCLALPSIEQQFNQQERPKQLDMWRYTNKNYIMYTPDGVELTKEEQLEMAKRKQEINHNSTRLHHNPFNEQDSRQAIVEAAKTQAKHLPEKIGVDGRVMDQSLGESPQVRGFGFVKSPSPCPGVTDSPLFTWGEIEGTPFRLDGGDTPLHPSAGRPSFRIMETSKRENLALQLAEKAAEQSREKKAKAIEAARRNIASPLVRSSFDRLASMSPAARRLATNKLGFLATPSPLASPASSCGLKTPVMVSGSGRRSGGGGGGSSVGSKAKPRHVTPSPRPMVRRKTPLVGATGSSKATSTDLTDDLLDIPSGGKRQKAADFF